The stretch of DNA AAATGAAGAAGCCTACACAATGACGATCACCATTCGTTAGTGTAGGCTTTTTTTATATCTTGATGGAAATATGACAGAAGAAGGATATCCGGTAAAAAGATGAAACCAATCTGTCCCTCCATTCGTCTATCAAGTAACAAACATAGGAGGGAACGACATGTTCCAAATGGTTTTCTTTTCTCTAGGTGTCCTTGTCCTGCTGTTCCTGGTGGCAGAACTCGCCCGCCAGCTGACAGACCTTCGCCGGCTCATCTCACCGGAAAGCAAAAGAAAAAAGCCTGGGACAGAAGATCCTGTCCCAGGCTTTGGTGATCAATAGAAACGTTTGTAGCTATCGAAATGCTTGCTGTAGTAAGGGTTGCTTGTGCTTGTGATGCGTACGCCATCGTTATCCGCATGGATGAACTGACCGCCGCCAAGGTAGATACCCATATGGGAGATGCCAGATTTGTACGTACCTTCGAAGAAGATCAAGTCACCAGGCTGCGGTGAGTTTACATGGTAAGAACGGTTGTAGTAACCTTCCGCAGATGTACGGGAGATATCATACCCGGCATTCTTGAATGCGTAGTAGATGAATCCGCTGCAGTCGAAACCAGCAGTTGTGGCTCCGCCCCATACATATGGTTTGCCAAGCTGGGATTTAGCAACGCTGATCAGCTTGTCCACGCTCTTGGAAGTGCTTGCGGAATCCACTTGTGTGTTGTTCGCAGGCTTTGAAGAAGAGGAACCGCTACTTGCTTTCCCATTGATCTTCAATGTCTGACCGACGCGGATGACATCGGAAGACAGGTTGTTCCAGCTCTTCAGGTTCGCAACGGAAACACCGTGCTGATTCGCGATCTTCCATAGTGAATCACCGGACTTCACTTTGTAAGTGGAAGAAGGGCTGCTGCTGGATGAGCTTCCGGAATTGGAAGAAGAACTGTTGGAAGAAGAACCGCTTGCCGAAACCTTCAGCTTGTCCCCAGGATAAATCAAGTCACCGGAGATATTGTTCCATTTTCTCAAATTGCTTACGGAAACTTTGTGTTTAGCAGCAATACCGCTCAGCGTATCACCGGATTTAACCGTGTAAGTGGAAGCGGAGCTGCTGGATGAACTTCCGGAATTGGAGGAAGAACTGTTAGAAGAAGAGGAAGAACCTCCTGCTGAAACTTTCAGCTTGTCACCAGGATAAATCAAGTATCCGGAGATATTATTCCATTTTTTCAAGTCGCTCAAAGAAACGTTATGCTTGGCCGCAATACCGCTCAGCGTATCACCGGATTTAACAGTATATGTAGATGCACTGCCAGAAGATGACTTGGAACCAGAGTTAGACGAGCTGGAAGAACCAGAAGTCTGCAAAACTTGGTTAGGGAAAATCAAATCGTTTTTCAGATTATTGATTTTCTTTAATTCAGAAACGGACATGTCATATTTGTTTGCGATCTTCCAGAGCGAGTCGCCCTTCTGTACCTTATACGAAGCAGCGTCAACAGTTGTGGCATATGAACTAGCAATTACCGCAGTTGCAGCAAGGGTAACAATCGTCTTTTTCATTCTAGTAACTTTCTCCTTTATTTTCATAATCCATAGAAATTAATCATACTATAGCATATTTTGGCACATAGATTACCAGAATTTACGTCATTGTAATGTAACTGTAATATTAGGGTCGTATATTGTAAGGAAATGTAGAATGGATGTTATTGAGGGTTTCCAGATAGTATGTTACTATTTTTACAGTTTCAGTAAGCGGATAAGGACTTTTGTACGAGTTGTCATTTGTCCCCTCGGATAATGTTTTATCTTTTAGATGGGGGGAAGTATAATTCGTATGAAACACTCAATGCGCATTCTACATATATTACATAAAGAGGTGCAGAACGTATGAAAATCAAAAAGGCCATCATTCCAGCTGCAGGTCTTGGAACACGCTTCCTGCCAGCAACGAAAGCACAGCCGAAGGAAATGCTGCCAATCGTCGACAAACCGACAATCCAGTACATTGTCGAAGAAGCGGTGAAATCC from Terribacillus sp. FSL K6-0262 encodes:
- a CDS encoding peptidoglycan endopeptidase, with translation MKKTIVTLAATAVIASSYATTVDAASYKVQKGDSLWKIANKYDMSVSELKKINNLKNDLIFPNQVLQTSGSSSSSNSGSKSSSGSASTYTVKSGDTLSGIAAKHNVSLSDLKKWNNISGYLIYPGDKLKVSAGGSSSSSNSSSSNSGSSSSSSASTYTVKSGDTLSGIAAKHKVSVSNLRKWNNISGDLIYPGDKLKVSASGSSSNSSSSNSGSSSSSSPSSTYKVKSGDSLWKIANQHGVSVANLKSWNNLSSDVIRVGQTLKINGKASSGSSSSKPANNTQVDSASTSKSVDKLISVAKSQLGKPYVWGGATTAGFDCSGFIYYAFKNAGYDISRTSAEGYYNRSYHVNSPQPGDLIFFEGTYKSGISHMGIYLGGGQFIHADNDGVRITSTSNPYYSKHFDSYKRFY